In the Permianibacter fluminis genome, GCCACGGCTATACAGCTTTCTTGGCATCGGCGCGGCCCGCAATGCTGCCGCCATCAGCCGCAGTGCCTACGAGTTTGATCCGGACACCAATCGCTGGCACCTGATGCCGGCGGTGCTCGGCAGCGGCCGGCTGGCCAGCAGCGCGATTGGTCTCGGCCGTTCGATTTTCCTGTTCGGCGGCTATACCGTCTCGTCGGCGGGCGCCGAAGTCACCACCCCGGATCTGTTCCGCTTTGATCCGCTGCAGCAAACCTATGAACCGCTGGCACCGATGCCGATCCCGGTCGACGACAGCGTGGCGCTGGCCTGGCAGGACCGCTACATCTTGCTGGTGTCCGGCTGGAACAATGTCGACAACACCGATCAGGTGCAGTGGTTCGATACGGTTCGTGAACAGTGGCTGCCCGCCAAGACCTTCCCCGGTACCGCCGTATTCGGTCACGCCGGCGGCATTCTCGACAACGAACTGGTGATCTGCGGTGGTGTTTATGTTGCCGGCAGCCGCAATGGCAAACGCGATTACACGCTGTCCGACGCCTGCTGGTACGGCAAGCTCGATGAAAAGCAAATTGGCAGCATCAGCTGGAAGCAACTGGCGACAATGCCCGGCCCCGGTCGCTATCGTGCCGCTGCCATGGGTACCCGCCTGCGCGGTCGCCACATTGTTTTCGTTGGCGGCACCGATACGCCTTACAACTTCGATGGCATCGGTTACAACGGCCGCACGGCCGAACCGCTCGACACCGTGGTGGCGTACAACCTGAATGCCCGGCGCTGGGAAGAATGGGGCCGGTTGCCGACGGCCGGCATGGATTTTCGCGGCTTGCTGGAACTCAATGGTGGTCTGGTCACGGTCGGTGGCATGGAAAAAGGCCCGAAAGTGACACCGGTGGTGCGCCGGTTTGTGCCACCGTCGCGCCGGCACTGAGTGCAGGCAACTGACTCTGTACGCTGCGAGCATCGATTGAAACTACCGGCTGACTGAAAAACCAGCAGTCGGCGCCAGCGCAGTATCGGTAAGGCTTGGCCACGGCTTTGCGCGCACCGTACACACAGTTGTCCACAGCTGATGTGGACAGTGCACAAGGCTGACAATGTTCACGCATTGGCCAAGGTAAATGCGGAGCAATGACAACACGCCGCGGCGCGGCGATGAACAGGGATTGACCAGACATTCGCGTCCGGCCGACGACAACAAGGAATGCAAGCAGCATGTCAGACGTACTGACAACCCAGGAAACCGAAATCGAATGTGCCGATGGCACCCGTTTGCGCGCCTCGGAATGGCATCCGGCGCACAGCAACGGCTGCGTGGTGCAAATCAATTCGGCGCTCGCGGTGCCGCGTCGCTACTACGCCAAGTTCGCCCACTTTTTGGCTGAGCAGGGTTTCGCTGTCGTCACCTACGATTATCGCGGAACCGGTGACAGCTTGCGCGGCCACCATCGTGACAGCAAAGCCACCTTTCGCCAGCTTGGCGAATGCGACATGGCCGCCGCCACTCGCTATGTCCAGCAAAAATTTCCGGGCCAGCGCCATGTGGTCATCGGTCATTCGGCTGGCGCGGCACTGTACGGCTTGGCGCCGAATTGCGCTGAGGTTGATGCCTTGCTCGCCGTGGCGGCGCCGTCGGCCTTTCAGGGCAACTACCGTTATCCGCATCGCTTCCTGATCAGCTTGTTTTTCAACATCTGCATTCCCGTCGCGACACCGGCGTTCGGCTATTTTCCGGGCCAGTATTTTGGTATCGGCCCGTTGCCACGTGATATCGCCCTGCAATGGCAGCGTTGGTCCAAGCATCAGGACTATGTCGTCGAAGCCGATGGCACGCCACTGCGCGAGCACTATCACCAGTTCCGCTCACCGGTGCGTTTTCTGCACATTGCCGACGACAAATTGTATGGCCCGCTGAAGTCGGTGCAGTCGGTCGCCAGTTTCTATGCCAATGCGCCGCGCCAGATCGTGACCGTAGCGCCGCGCGATGTCGGCATGCGCAAGATTGGCCATTTCGGGTTCTTTCGCAGCACGATGCCGCAGCGGGTCTGGCAATCGGCCGCGCGCTGGTTGCTGGATCCGCAAACGCCCTGAGCCGGGCTGCGATAAGGCTTGCGGTTCACTACCAGGCAGTTCACGGCAATGGAGGCCAGAATGTATACCCTTTACGAGATGGCGCTCAGCGGCAACTGCTACAAGTGTCGGCTGGCCTTGCAGCAACTCGGCATTCCTTACGAGCGGGTGGCGGTGGATGTCAGCGGCGGCGAGCAATACCGTGCGCCGTTCCGGCAAATGAATCTGAACAGCAAGGTACCGGTGCTAAAAATCAGTGAGACCGAGGCGTTGCCGGAATCCAATGCCATCCTGTTTTTTCTGGCCGAACGCAGCCGGCTGATGCCGCAGGCGTCGCTGGCGCGGGCTCAGGTGATGCAGTGGCTGTTCTTCGAGCAATACAGTCACGAGCCCTACATCGCGACAGTCCGGTTCTGGAAAAAATTCACCGCCAATCCGGACGCCTATCGCGCCGACATCGCGCGCTGCATGCCGAAAGGTGAAAAAGCCTTGGCCGTGATGAACGAGCATCTTGGTCAGCACATTTTCTTTGTTGACAATCAATACAGCATTGCCGATATCGCGCTCTATGCTTATACCCATGTTGCCGAGGAAGGTGGCTACCAGCTGAGCCGCTATCCGGCCGTGCAGGCGTGGCTGCGTCGGGTGGAACAGACCCCGGGGTTTGTGCCGATTACGGCGTAGTTGGTTCTGAACACGCGGGCGCCACGTTTCTTGAGCCCGCCATTTGTGCTCGGCTTGTTCGCGTCAGTTGAATTCCTTTTTCACGTTGAGGTACCGCCGCCGTGTTCCGCACCGTCATCAAAACACTGCAACTGCTGAACTCCGAAACCGGGCCCTGGCAGCTGGCGTTCGGCGCCAGCTTTGGCTTGATTCTCGGGCTGACGCCGCTGCTGAATCTGCACAATCTGCTGGTGTTGCTGCTGATCTGTCTGCTGCGGGTCAACATCAGTTTTGTGCTGCTGTTCATGGGCCTGTCGGCCGGTTTTGCCTATCTGTTTGACAACCAGTTTCATCAGCTTGGCTATCAGCTGCTGAATAGTCCGACGCTGCTGCCATTGTGGACCGACTGGTACAACGATGCGCTGCTGCGCTGGAGCCGGTTCAACAACACCGTTGTGCTTGGCAGTCTGGTGGCATCGCTGCTGCTGTTCTTCCCGGTTGCCATCGTCGTCCGCTTTGCCATCAGCCAGTATCGGCAACGGTGGCAGAAAAAACTGGAGCAGACCCGGTTCATGCAGCTGCTGAAAGCATCGCGCTGGACCGAAGCATTTACCAAGCTGGGGGAATGAGTGATGAGCCACATTCGTCATGACGCCGACCAGCCGGCACCAGCTGCACCAGTTACCGGCCAAACGGAACCGGAAAAAAAACCGGCACCGAAGAAAACCGTCGGAAAAATTTTCCGTTGGCAGGGGGCGCTGGTGTTTTTGCTGGTGCTCGGGCTATTGGTGGGGCTGTACTGGCTGTTTGCCGATTGGCTGATCAAACGCAGCATCGAACAGATTGGCAGCAGCTTCGTTGGCGCCAAAGTGGAGCTGGACAAAGCCGAACTGAAATTGCTGGACGGCACGCTGAGTCTGCAGCACCTGCAAATCACCAATGCCCGCGCCCCGATGCGGAATCTGATCGAGCTCGGCGAAATCGAAGCGGCCATCGACGTCCATCAGCTGTTCTGGCAGCGCATCCATCTGAGCAATGTCGCGGTGAAAAATATTCGCTTTGATACTGCAAGGCAAAGCAGTGGTGCCATTGCCGGATCGGAGCCGTCCGGGGTGATGAAACTGTTGCCGGACATGGCCCAGCTGGATTGGTCCCAGCTGTCGAGCAAAGAAGGTGGCGCCGCATTGCTGCAATCGCTGGATCTGGAATCCCTGAAGTCGGTGGAGAAATTGCGCAGCGATCTGGACGCGGCCAAAGCCAGGTTTGAGCAGCGCCGCGCCGCGCTGCCGGATCAGTCCCGGCTGGACAGTTACCAGGCGCGAGCCAAGGCACTGAAAATTGATCGCGATGCCAGCCGCACCGAACAGGCGCTGGCGCTGATCAAAAGTGCCAAAGAGATCGAGGCGCTGCGCAAGGACATCAAGCGCGATATCGAGGCGGTGAAAGCGCTGCGCGATGACGTCAAGCAAAGTCGCGACAACCTGAAAGCGCAGTACGAGGCGGTCAAGGCCGCACCGAAGAAAGACATGGACAAAGCGCTCAGTCAGCTAACGGTCAATGTGCCGGGCACTGACAAGCTGGTGTCCAATCTGCTCGGGCCGGAATTGGAGGCGCGTTTGAATCAGGGCGCCGGTTTCTATGAGACCGCCGCACCGTGGATTAACAAGGCCCGTGTGCTGGCGGGCCAAAATCCGGATGCACCGCCGGCACCGGCGCGTTTTGCCGGAGTCACTGTGCATTTCCCGGAACGGGATCCGCAACCGGATTTCTGGCTGAAAAAAGCCGCACTCGACGGCGCGCTGGATGTGCTCGGCTGGCAGGGCAGTTTTGCTGGCCAGCTGACTGACGTTAGCGATGCGCCGGCGATGCTGGCCGAACCCACCCGGCTTCAGCTCGATGGCAAGGGCAATGCCGGCGGCACGCTGGCGCTGACCGCGGCACTCGATCGCCGCACCGCGATCGCCGTCGCCGATGCCGCACTGAAAGTGGATGCGCTGCGCTTTCAGCCGCAGGTGTTGAGCAGCCAGTCGGCCTTGCAGCTGGCTGCCGAACAGGGTTTGCTGGCCGGGGAATTGACCGTGCATCAGCAGCCGGAACAATTGCGGCTGGAGACCCAACTGCGGTTTTCGGCGCTGCAATTGAAAGTCGCCAGCGACAATGACAACGCCATTGTTCAGGCCATCCTGAAAGAGCTGGCGCAAACCGATGCCATGCAGCTGTCGCTTTTGTATGAACAGAGCGCGGCCGGGACCCGTCAGGAACTGCACAGTTCGCTGGACGAGATCGTCAAGAATGCGGTCCGCAAGGTGCTGGCCGCCGAGCTGGACAAGAAGAAGGACGAGTTGCGCGCCAAGGCCGAAGAAAAGGTCAGGGCCGAGCTCGGCAAACTCGATGCTGCATGGCAGCAATTGTTGGCGCTGGACGGCCCGCTGGCCGAGCAGCTCAAGCAACTCGAAGGCGTGTTGCCGAAGAAATAGCGGCCCGCGCCCGGTCTGCTGGCAAAAATACCGGATGGCGGTTTCGGAAAAAGCCAGCCGCAGCCAGCATGCTAAACTGCCGCTCCGTGTTCCCCTGTGAGCCTGACCGGAGCGGCCATGCCGTCTTTTGATGTGGTGTCGGAAATCGACCGGCACGAATTGACCAACGCCATCGACCAAGCCAAACGCGAGCTGGAAACCCGGTTCGATTTTCGCGGCACTGCCGCCGCCATCGAACCCAAGGAGCTGGTAATCAAGCTGATTGCCGATTCCGAATTTCAGCTGCAGCAGCTCGGCGAAATCGTCACCCAAAAGCTGACCAAACGCGGCATCAGCCTTGGCAGCGTCGAATTCTCCGATCCGGAACCGTCCGGCAAGATCGTCCAGCGGAACCTAACCCTCAAAGAAGGTATCGAACAGGCGCTGGCCAAAAAACTGAGCGGCCTGATCAAGGACGCCAAGCTCAAGGTCCAGACCCAGATCAACGGCGACAAGCTGCGCGTCACTGGCAAGAAGCGCGACGATCTGCAGGAAGTGATTGCGCTGCTGCGCAGTTCGGACATTGAACAGCCTTTGCAGTACAACAATTTTCGCGACTAGTCTGTTGTCATT is a window encoding:
- a CDS encoding Kelch repeat-containing protein, whose product is MVQARSWRSCWLAFALWLPALALADTLAQVALPPLPQPLSNNAVAQLSIAGRPRLYSFLGIGAARNAAAISRSAYEFDPDTNRWHLMPAVLGSGRLASSAIGLGRSIFLFGGYTVSSAGAEVTTPDLFRFDPLQQTYEPLAPMPIPVDDSVALAWQDRYILLVSGWNNVDNTDQVQWFDTVREQWLPAKTFPGTAVFGHAGGILDNELVICGGVYVAGSRNGKRDYTLSDACWYGKLDEKQIGSISWKQLATMPGPGRYRAAAMGTRLRGRHIVFVGGTDTPYNFDGIGYNGRTAEPLDTVVAYNLNARRWEEWGRLPTAGMDFRGLLELNGGLVTVGGMEKGPKVTPVVRRFVPPSRRH
- a CDS encoding alpha/beta hydrolase family protein, giving the protein MSDVLTTQETEIECADGTRLRASEWHPAHSNGCVVQINSALAVPRRYYAKFAHFLAEQGFAVVTYDYRGTGDSLRGHHRDSKATFRQLGECDMAAATRYVQQKFPGQRHVVIGHSAGAALYGLAPNCAEVDALLAVAAPSAFQGNYRYPHRFLISLFFNICIPVATPAFGYFPGQYFGIGPLPRDIALQWQRWSKHQDYVVEADGTPLREHYHQFRSPVRFLHIADDKLYGPLKSVQSVASFYANAPRQIVTVAPRDVGMRKIGHFGFFRSTMPQRVWQSAARWLLDPQTP
- a CDS encoding glutathione S-transferase family protein, which gives rise to MYTLYEMALSGNCYKCRLALQQLGIPYERVAVDVSGGEQYRAPFRQMNLNSKVPVLKISETEALPESNAILFFLAERSRLMPQASLARAQVMQWLFFEQYSHEPYIATVRFWKKFTANPDAYRADIARCMPKGEKALAVMNEHLGQHIFFVDNQYSIADIALYAYTHVAEEGGYQLSRYPAVQAWLRRVEQTPGFVPITA
- a CDS encoding TIGR03546 family protein, which gives rise to MFRTVIKTLQLLNSETGPWQLAFGASFGLILGLTPLLNLHNLLVLLLICLLRVNISFVLLFMGLSAGFAYLFDNQFHQLGYQLLNSPTLLPLWTDWYNDALLRWSRFNNTVVLGSLVASLLLFFPVAIVVRFAISQYRQRWQKKLEQTRFMQLLKASRWTEAFTKLGE
- a CDS encoding TIGR03545 family protein; the protein is MSHIRHDADQPAPAAPVTGQTEPEKKPAPKKTVGKIFRWQGALVFLLVLGLLVGLYWLFADWLIKRSIEQIGSSFVGAKVELDKAELKLLDGTLSLQHLQITNARAPMRNLIELGEIEAAIDVHQLFWQRIHLSNVAVKNIRFDTARQSSGAIAGSEPSGVMKLLPDMAQLDWSQLSSKEGGAALLQSLDLESLKSVEKLRSDLDAAKARFEQRRAALPDQSRLDSYQARAKALKIDRDASRTEQALALIKSAKEIEALRKDIKRDIEAVKALRDDVKQSRDNLKAQYEAVKAAPKKDMDKALSQLTVNVPGTDKLVSNLLGPELEARLNQGAGFYETAAPWINKARVLAGQNPDAPPAPARFAGVTVHFPERDPQPDFWLKKAALDGALDVLGWQGSFAGQLTDVSDAPAMLAEPTRLQLDGKGNAGGTLALTAALDRRTAIAVADAALKVDALRFQPQVLSSQSALQLAAEQGLLAGELTVHQQPEQLRLETQLRFSALQLKVASDNDNAIVQAILKELAQTDAMQLSLLYEQSAAGTRQELHSSLDEIVKNAVRKVLAAELDKKKDELRAKAEEKVRAELGKLDAAWQQLLALDGPLAEQLKQLEGVLPKK
- a CDS encoding YajQ family cyclic di-GMP-binding protein, whose protein sequence is MPSFDVVSEIDRHELTNAIDQAKRELETRFDFRGTAAAIEPKELVIKLIADSEFQLQQLGEIVTQKLTKRGISLGSVEFSDPEPSGKIVQRNLTLKEGIEQALAKKLSGLIKDAKLKVQTQINGDKLRVTGKKRDDLQEVIALLRSSDIEQPLQYNNFRD